In one window of Bacillota bacterium DNA:
- the cysC gene encoding adenylyl-sulfate kinase translates to MVSKATNIVWHNNKVTKEDRHLLNGHKSCVLWFTGLSGAGKSTLAVEVEKELYKRQIHSYVLDGDNVRHGLNKDLGFSDEDRQENIRRIGEVSKLFVDAGLFAISAFISPFIEDRQKVRDLFNEGDFIEVHVKCGLEECEKRDPKGLYEKARQGIIKDFTGISSPYEAPINPEVVVDTEKLTIEECVEQVVNYLGNNGYINSKGQKTVINMG, encoded by the coding sequence GTGGTTTCAAAGGCAACAAACATTGTATGGCACAATAATAAAGTTACTAAAGAAGACCGTCATCTTTTAAACGGGCATAAAAGCTGTGTTCTATGGTTCACAGGTTTATCCGGTGCTGGCAAGTCAACACTGGCGGTGGAAGTTGAAAAGGAATTGTATAAGCGTCAAATCCATTCATATGTGCTGGATGGGGATAATGTTAGGCACGGTTTAAATAAAGACCTTGGTTTTAGTGATGAGGATCGTCAAGAGAATATTCGACGCATTGGTGAAGTTTCAAAATTATTTGTTGATGCTGGCTTGTTCGCCATATCGGCCTTTATATCTCCATTTATAGAAGACCGTCAAAAAGTTAGAGATCTGTTTAATGAGGGAGATTTTATAGAAGTACACGTGAAATGTGGTTTAGAGGAATGTGAAAAAAGAGACCCTAAAGGGCTTTATGAAAAGGCACGACAGGGAATTATTAAAGATTTTACTGGTATTAGTTCACCCTATGAAGCCCCAATCAATCCCGAGGTGGTAGTGGATACAGAAAAACTAACAATAGAGGAATGTGTTGAGCAAGTAGTTAACTATCTAGGGAATAATGGCTATATAAATTCAAAAGGCCAAAAAACAGTTATAAATATGGGTTGA
- a CDS encoding transposase: MFRCFSSAVSKMGAKYLANLINSSSILLKTFQEFLTTYGVQSKEISKRSPWQNPYAERVIGILRQELLNHIIPLNEKHLERLLQEYIHCYYNTDRTHQGIDGQTPILSPAYQPTTATETNLKSTPILNGLYHTIKKLLNNSI; the protein is encoded by the coding sequence ATGTTCAGGTGTTTCTCATCAGCAGTATCCAAAATGGGCGCAAAATACTTAGCAAACCTCATCAACTCATCCTCAATACTCCTTAAAACATTCCAAGAATTCTTGACAACCTATGGGGTACAATCTAAAGAAATTTCCAAAAGATCCCCTTGGCAGAACCCCTATGCGGAGAGGGTCATCGGTATTTTGCGTCAGGAATTATTGAACCACATTATCCCATTAAACGAAAAGCACTTAGAGCGATTGCTTCAAGAATACATCCACTGTTATTACAATACTGACAGGACACATCAGGGAATTGACGGCCAGACGCCGATTCTATCACCTGCTTATCAGCCAACCACAGCGACAGAGACAAATTTAAAATCAACACCTATTTTAAATGGGCTTTATCATACTATAAAAAAGTTGCTTAATAATTCCATTTAG
- a CDS encoding DUF4280 domain-containing protein → MGFLVSSGASITCSFGAAPSTLMVLPMNRVISKMPLANIMDNKPMANILPFGTCKSMANPTVAAASIAAKQLVQMPCIPVTIAPWAPGSPTVLISNMPALNNTSKLMCAWAGVIQITSAGQFKIMVP, encoded by the coding sequence ATGGGGTTTCTTGTTAGTTCAGGTGCTTCCATTACGTGCAGTTTCGGTGCCGCTCCGTCCACATTAATGGTTCTCCCTATGAACCGGGTAATTTCCAAAATGCCCCTGGCCAATATAATGGACAACAAGCCAATGGCTAACATTTTGCCCTTTGGAACATGCAAATCAATGGCTAATCCCACAGTGGCGGCAGCTTCCATCGCAGCCAAACAGTTGGTTCAAATGCCTTGTATCCCGGTCACAATAGCACCTTGGGCTCCCGGCAGCCCCACAGTGCTTATAAGTAATATGCCGGCACTTAATAACACTTCCAAACTAATGTGTGCATGGGCGGGAGTAATTCAAATCACCAGTGCAGGTCAATTTAAGATTATGGTTCCGTAG
- a CDS encoding Uma2 family endonuclease → MSTPVSKIQKHYSYKDYKDLPTDKKYEILNGVLYNLAPSPSTQHQRILGDLFVSIKTHLKESRCEVFCAPYDVLLPDADEDAESTKTVVQPDIMVICDKSKLTEKNCIGAPELIIEIVSPSAPSMDYVKKLQLYEKHKVREYWIVNYLRQDIMVYQLQKNGEYNAPETYSNGEITSGTFQNIKIHMEGIFS, encoded by the coding sequence ATGTCCACCCCTGTTTCAAAGATACAAAAACACTATTCCTACAAGGATTACAAAGACCTTCCTACAGATAAAAAATACGAGATTCTGAACGGAGTACTTTATAATTTGGCACCGTCACCCTCAACACAACACCAAAGAATCCTGGGCGACCTATTTGTGTCTATAAAAACCCACCTAAAAGAAAGCCGCTGTGAAGTCTTTTGTGCCCCTTATGATGTGCTACTGCCAGATGCTGACGAAGACGCTGAAAGTACCAAGACGGTGGTACAGCCCGACATCATGGTGATCTGTGACAAGTCCAAGCTCACTGAAAAAAACTGTATAGGTGCACCGGAATTGATCATAGAAATTGTTTCCCCTTCGGCCCCTTCTATGGATTATGTAAAAAAACTACAGCTATACGAGAAACATAAAGTAAGAGAATACTGGATTGTCAACTACCTGCGCCAGGATATAATGGTTTATCAACTTCAAAAAAATGGAGAATACAACGCCCCTGAAACATACAGTAACGGGGAAATCACTTCCGGCACATTTCAAAATATAAAAATCCATATGGAAGGTATTTTCAGTTAA
- a CDS encoding polysaccharide biosynthesis protein, with protein sequence MAGGVVLVFRKRVLALLVIDAVLINLAIMVALWLRFEGDIPAQFVQSSRDLAFLFTVTCLGCFYAFGLYRRLWQYASLGELLSIVYAALVATVLNVSLTYFWMQGGNLPLPRSVFILFWMALVMFIGGSRLSWRLFRDNHLANGNGKLRAGRPVLIVGAGDAGAAVARELNKHSVDYSVPVGYIDDSRSKQGLEMFGLKVLGTRDDIPRLVERYGIQEIIIAIPSASKKVVREIVEVCQETSARLKILPGMYELIDGTVTINKIREVQVEDILGRDPVEVDLESMAGYLTGKTVLVTGAGGSIGSELCRQVAQFCPEHLILLGHGENSIYHIHNELINTYPDVELRPVVCDVKDETAVSGVFREYRPRVVFHAAAHKHVPLMEFNPVEAIKNNVLGTYCVASMSHRYSADKFILVSTDKAVNPTSIMGATKRVAEMVVQEVGKDSQTHFAAVRFGNVLGSRGSVVPLFKEQIARGGPVTVTHPEMIRYFMTIPEAVQLVIQTGALARSGEVFVLDMGEPVKIVDLAKNMIRLSGFVPGEDIDIVFTGVRPGEKLYEEMLTETEGTNATKHNRIYVAAVDRPDEDRLDNLLRTVMESGWDTDDGSTVRLLQGVIPQFRKPGVNEVKEREEEFGQESGANMVAVN encoded by the coding sequence ATGGCAGGAGGAGTAGTTTTGGTTTTCCGCAAGCGAGTTTTAGCTTTGCTGGTTATAGATGCTGTTTTAATAAACCTGGCTATTATGGTGGCGCTTTGGCTGCGCTTTGAAGGTGATATACCTGCGCAGTTTGTTCAGTCTTCCCGGGATTTGGCCTTTCTTTTCACGGTCACGTGCCTGGGATGCTTTTACGCTTTTGGCCTATACCGGCGCCTGTGGCAGTATGCCAGCCTGGGGGAGCTTCTTTCCATCGTTTACGCGGCCTTGGTGGCCACGGTTTTGAACGTCAGCCTCACGTATTTTTGGATGCAGGGGGGCAATCTTCCGCTACCGCGCAGTGTGTTTATTTTGTTTTGGATGGCGCTGGTGATGTTTATCGGCGGGTCCAGGCTTTCCTGGCGTCTTTTCCGTGATAATCACTTGGCTAACGGGAACGGCAAGCTGCGGGCCGGGAGGCCGGTCTTAATCGTGGGGGCTGGTGATGCCGGGGCGGCGGTGGCCCGGGAGCTTAACAAGCACAGTGTGGACTACAGTGTACCTGTGGGTTATATAGATGATAGCCGGTCCAAGCAGGGGCTGGAGATGTTCGGCCTGAAGGTACTGGGAACCAGGGATGACATTCCCCGGCTGGTGGAGCGTTATGGCATCCAGGAGATTATTATCGCCATCCCCTCGGCCTCCAAGAAGGTAGTGCGGGAGATCGTGGAGGTATGTCAGGAGACTTCTGCCCGGCTAAAGATATTGCCCGGTATGTACGAACTAATTGACGGGACTGTGACTATAAATAAGATCCGTGAGGTGCAGGTGGAAGATATATTGGGACGGGACCCGGTGGAGGTGGACCTGGAGTCCATGGCCGGGTATCTCACCGGGAAAACGGTGCTGGTCACCGGGGCCGGGGGGTCCATAGGTTCGGAGCTGTGCCGGCAGGTAGCCCAGTTCTGCCCGGAGCACCTTATATTACTGGGGCACGGGGAGAACAGCATTTATCATATACATAATGAATTAATTAATACATATCCGGATGTGGAGTTAAGGCCTGTGGTTTGTGATGTGAAAGATGAAACCGCTGTTTCAGGGGTGTTCCGGGAGTACAGGCCCCGGGTGGTTTTTCATGCTGCCGCGCATAAACACGTGCCGCTGATGGAATTTAATCCTGTGGAAGCCATTAAGAATAATGTTTTGGGCACTTATTGCGTTGCTTCCATGTCTCACAGGTATAGCGCGGATAAATTTATCCTGGTGTCCACAGATAAAGCGGTTAATCCCACCAGCATCATGGGCGCTACCAAACGGGTGGCGGAGATGGTGGTGCAAGAGGTGGGCAAAGACAGCCAGACGCACTTCGCGGCGGTTCGTTTCGGCAACGTTTTGGGGAGTCGGGGCAGTGTAGTGCCGCTCTTTAAAGAGCAGATTGCCCGGGGTGGCCCGGTGACGGTGACTCACCCGGAGATGATTCGCTATTTCATGACTATACCCGAGGCGGTACAGCTGGTGATTCAGACCGGTGCCCTGGCGCGGAGCGGGGAGGTTTTTGTGCTGGACATGGGCGAGCCGGTTAAGATAGTGGATCTGGCTAAAAATATGATACGGCTATCGGGCTTTGTTCCCGGTGAGGATATTGATATAGTGTTTACCGGGGTCCGGCCCGGGGAGAAATTATATGAAGAGATGCTTACCGAGACCGAAGGGACCAATGCTACGAAACATAATAGGATTTACGTGGCTGCGGTGGACAGGCCTGATGAGGATAGGTTGGATAACCTGCTGCGTACGGTGATGGAGTCCGGCTGGGATACGGATGACGGGAGTACTGTACGGCTGCTGCAAGGTGTGATTCCGCAGTTTCGAAAACCGGGTGTGAATGAAGTTAAGGAGAGAGAAGAGGAATTTGGGCAGGAGTCAGGGGCCAATATGGTGGCGGTGAATTAA
- a CDS encoding cyclic nucleotide-binding domain-containing protein has translation MNSDVNVFTTKLKTIPVLSSCSSQSLARIIPQMTEIKLETGQYVFQLDSPATHLYVILDGGVKLISDDKEIKEISAGLVGEEAAIGKDKYISDAITSCPTHVLSIPNDSLKMLLDDEPQLIRDFYSSLFNHFTGKELPHYGAISPVNEDGDQEEEEESGLSNTIGWLLAILVPAAVLLFSSDMGLDWNSRLFLCVLSAAIIMWTFSLTPSFLIPGILVILVLLFLGVAPPSVVLSGFTSGSFFMAMSVFGLTVVLIASGATYRLVLVLLKYIPPYRYAYTLVMFLTGFLITPVIPTYSGRVTIMGSPIQDIVNALGYRPSGKAATQLITAAYTGTTHFASVFLTGTSLNFLIYGLLPQQVRTQFTWGGWFLAAAVFTAVSVVAYLILLTLMFRSDETPQLSRDKIETQLEIMGPLSAKEWAAIGGVLLFIIGVITSSIHKIDTPWIGLAVLYIFLALGVLQDKEFKKGINWSFLIYLGAMIGLVDTMSYLGLDQWLVYHFGWMSHYLQENIYLFIFMLTISIALLGFVIDEYTTITFFAAVLFPMALLNGINPWVMGFIILTSTGWWVLPYQDPDFILFSEITNSKNKIFNIPWFLKFNSATIVIQLIAIYISIPFWFYMGLL, from the coding sequence ATGAATTCTGATGTTAATGTTTTCACCACTAAACTAAAAACTATTCCCGTCCTGTCCAGTTGCAGTTCCCAAAGTCTCGCCCGCATTATACCTCAAATGACGGAGATAAAATTAGAAACAGGCCAGTATGTTTTCCAACTCGACTCACCGGCCACTCATTTGTACGTAATACTGGACGGAGGGGTAAAACTAATTTCCGATGATAAGGAAATTAAGGAAATATCCGCGGGATTAGTGGGGGAAGAGGCAGCAATTGGTAAAGACAAATACATTTCAGATGCTATAACATCCTGCCCAACTCATGTATTAAGTATACCCAATGACTCCTTAAAAATGCTTTTGGACGACGAACCACAACTCATTCGTGACTTTTATTCATCCCTGTTTAATCATTTTACAGGTAAAGAACTCCCGCACTACGGAGCCATATCCCCGGTAAATGAAGATGGAGACCAGGAGGAGGAAGAAGAATCAGGTTTATCGAATACTATAGGATGGCTGCTGGCTATCCTGGTGCCGGCAGCAGTTTTGCTGTTTTCTTCAGACATGGGACTGGACTGGAACTCCAGGCTGTTTTTATGCGTACTGTCTGCAGCTATTATTATGTGGACTTTCAGCCTGACACCCTCATTTTTAATTCCGGGCATTCTGGTTATACTTGTTCTCCTTTTCCTGGGAGTCGCTCCTCCCTCGGTGGTATTATCGGGATTTACGTCGGGAAGTTTTTTTATGGCCATGAGTGTTTTTGGGTTAACCGTGGTGCTGATCGCTTCAGGAGCTACTTACCGGCTTGTCCTGGTTTTACTAAAATATATTCCGCCTTACCGCTATGCCTACACTTTAGTTATGTTTTTAACCGGTTTCCTGATAACTCCTGTTATCCCAACATATAGCGGGCGGGTCACCATTATGGGCTCTCCCATCCAGGACATAGTTAACGCTTTGGGATACCGTCCCTCCGGTAAGGCGGCAACACAATTGATTACCGCGGCTTATACCGGTACCACTCATTTTGCCAGCGTTTTTTTAACGGGTACCTCTCTTAATTTCTTAATATACGGCCTACTGCCTCAACAAGTAAGAACCCAGTTTACGTGGGGTGGATGGTTCTTGGCAGCGGCGGTCTTTACTGCCGTATCGGTGGTGGCATACCTTATCTTGTTGACTTTAATGTTCCGCAGTGACGAGACCCCACAGTTATCCAGGGACAAGATTGAAACCCAACTGGAAATTATGGGTCCCCTGAGCGCTAAAGAATGGGCTGCTATTGGAGGGGTGTTACTATTTATAATAGGTGTGATAACATCATCTATACACAAAATAGATACTCCCTGGATAGGACTTGCTGTATTATATATCTTTCTCGCACTTGGTGTACTTCAGGACAAGGAGTTTAAAAAAGGAATCAACTGGTCCTTTTTGATCTATCTCGGTGCTATGATAGGACTTGTGGATACCATGTCCTACCTGGGGCTTGACCAATGGCTGGTTTATCATTTCGGATGGATGAGTCATTATCTACAGGAAAATATTTATCTTTTTATTTTCATGCTGACCATATCTATTGCTTTACTGGGCTTTGTAATCGATGAATATACCACCATAACATTTTTTGCTGCCGTTCTCTTTCCCATGGCACTACTCAATGGCATTAACCCATGGGTAATGGGTTTTATCATCCTTACTTCCACCGGGTGGTGGGTGTTACCGTATCAAGATCCGGATTTTATCCTCTTTAGCGAGATTACTAACTCTAAAAATAAAATCTTTAATATACCCTGGTTCTTAAAATTTAATAGCGCCACTATTGTTATCCAACTAATCGCCATATATATTTCTATACCCTTTTGGTTCTACATGGGTTTATTGTAG
- a CDS encoding type II toxin-antitoxin system PemK/MazF family toxin: protein MSVYFRDSVFTILLQLINHNILARRPAFVVSNIAFNQYTKMAIVCPITNIDRGYIVRVGKI from the coding sequence ATCAGTGTATATTTCAGGGACTCCGTATTCACCATCCTCCTGCAGTTGATAAACCATAATATCCTCGCGAGGAGACCGGCTTTTGTGGTGAGCAACATTGCCTTTAATCAGTATACAAAAATGGCTATTGTTTGCCCGATTACCAATATAGACAGAGGCTATATCGTGAGGGTGGGAAAAATCTAG
- a CDS encoding YkgJ family cysteine cluster protein has product MSNLISLFGRIDKIISKHRLQCNSKGCFDCCLMKSGLQPIVSPREIDLIKKYLTTSDIQTSNGMQDRCLFLTADNKCSIYDVRPISCRAYFCKIEEHSRQAIFQAIKGYFELSPNEARQLKPLNEINFENLNERENNHGVSC; this is encoded by the coding sequence ATGAGTAACCTTATATCTTTGTTTGGCAGGATTGATAAAATAATCAGCAAACACCGGCTGCAGTGTAACAGCAAAGGATGTTTTGATTGTTGTTTGATGAAATCCGGGCTCCAACCAATAGTATCACCCAGAGAAATAGATTTGATAAAGAAATACTTAACCACCAGTGATATTCAGACCAGCAATGGAATGCAGGATAGATGTCTATTTTTAACTGCAGATAATAAATGCTCGATATATGACGTCCGGCCCATCAGCTGCAGGGCTTATTTTTGTAAAATAGAAGAGCATTCGAGGCAGGCAATTTTTCAAGCCATCAAAGGATACTTCGAATTAAGCCCGAATGAAGCCAGGCAGCTAAAACCATTGAACGAGATTAACTTTGAGAACTTAAATGAAAGGGAGAATAATCATGGGGTTTCTTGTTAG